A single window of Polyodon spathula isolate WHYD16114869_AA chromosome 2, ASM1765450v1, whole genome shotgun sequence DNA harbors:
- the LOC121328270 gene encoding C-X-C motif chemokine 11-like, whose translation MKSTAVLFVVFLLFAAVEGSPLYNKGRCRCIGASADFIHLKRIEKFEVIPATSMCQQIEIVVTMKDTEEERCMNPKSKQAQNIINLLKKRSPQK comes from the exons ATGAAGTCCACAGCCGTCctctttgttgtttttctcttgtttGCAGCTGTTGAAG GCTCCCCACTTTACAACAAGGGCCGTTGCCGCTGCATTGGGGCCAGTGCTGACTTTATACATTTAAAACGCATTGAAAAGTTTGAAGTGATACCAGCAACCTCAATGTGTCAACAGATAGAGATTGT TGTTACGATGAAGGACACTGAAGAGGAGAGATGCATGAATCCCAAGTCAAAGCAGGCACAAAATATCATCAACTTGCTAAAGAAAAG GTCCCCACAGAAGTAA
- the LOC121328278 gene encoding uncharacterized protein LOC121328278, translating to MELPGKVSLSGRSLNVHSRRRESRCVHSLRGGSLSIYSLRGGRPNIHSPDTHQQRENACWFQLHRHRRTACHSHLHQQRENTCCFHLQPRGGLLTPPTSTSRWKIPAGSTSATVGRLRASPTSTSRERIPAGGTSTVLGGLLAAPTSTSSRESMLASSPTATRRGGAPAAFASEGEEPLPPLSGAEQQELHLSSPPQPKGEEQELPLPSRQDRPGQEATGSQQPLHRLLRGAQGKPQHHG from the exons ATGGAACTGCCCGGCAAG GTtagcctgagtgggaggagcctgaatgtccacAGCCGAAGAAGGGAGAGTCGCTGTGTCCACAGCCTAAGAGGTGGGAGTCTGTCAATCTACAGCCTaagagggggaaggccgaacatccacagcccagatacccaccagcagagggagaatgcctgctggttccagcTCCACCGCCAtaggaggactgcttgtcactcccatctccaccagcagagggagaatacctgctgtttccacctccaacCCCGTGGGGGACTACTTacccctcccacctccaccagcagatggaaaatacctgctggttccacctccgcCACCGTGGGAAGACTGCGTGCCTCTCCCACCTCTACGAGCAgagagagaatacctgctggtggcacctccaccgtcttgggaggactacttgccgctcccacctccaccagcagcagAGAGAGCATGCTTGCTAGTTCCCCCActgccaccagaaggggaggagcccctgccgcctttgcatcagaaggggaggagcccctgccgcctttgtcaggagcagagcagcaggagctgcatctgTCTTCACCACCACAACCCAAgggggaggagcaggagctgcctctcccttcacgaCAGGACAGACCAGGACAAGAGGCTACCGGgtctcagcagcccctgcataggttgctaaGGGGAGCACAGGGAAAACCCCAGCACCACGGCTAG